One window of the Rhizobiaceae bacterium genome contains the following:
- the glcE gene encoding glycolate oxidase subunit GlcE — protein MITFTPSTSDDVLSVVSWAAAEETPLEIVGHGSKRAIGRPLQTEHTLDLSGLTGVTLYEPEELVLSARAGTPMADIERLVAEKGQELAFEPIDYGRLLGGEAGRGTIGGTLAANLAGPRRIKAGAARDHVLGIHAVSGRGEAYKSGGRVVKNVTGYDLSKGLAGSWGTLAVATDVTFKVLPAAETEITLAVRDLQDAGTAAALAVAMGSSCEVSGAAHLPEGIADKVAGGVLGNRPATLIRVEGFGPSVAYRVARLKELLASAPEIDEIPAETSRSIWRDIRDCIPFADGTQKPVWRISVAPSEGWKLALALRMEAPASAFFDWQGGLVWLRIETGDDPEADLVRRLVVKCGGGHATLVRASPTWRNTIAVFEPQPAPLAALSRRLKNEFDPKGILNPGRMAAG, from the coding sequence ATGATCACCTTCACTCCGTCCACCTCCGACGATGTCCTCTCCGTCGTCAGCTGGGCGGCCGCCGAGGAAACGCCGCTGGAAATCGTCGGCCACGGCTCCAAGCGCGCCATTGGCCGGCCGTTGCAGACCGAACACACGCTCGACCTGTCGGGCCTCACCGGCGTCACGCTCTACGAGCCGGAGGAGCTTGTGCTGTCGGCGCGCGCTGGCACGCCCATGGCCGATATTGAAAGGCTGGTCGCCGAAAAGGGGCAGGAACTCGCCTTCGAGCCAATCGACTACGGCCGGCTGCTCGGCGGCGAAGCCGGGCGCGGCACCATCGGCGGGACGCTCGCCGCCAATCTCGCCGGTCCGCGCCGGATCAAGGCGGGTGCGGCGCGCGATCACGTGCTCGGCATCCACGCCGTTTCCGGGCGCGGCGAAGCCTATAAATCAGGCGGGCGCGTGGTGAAGAACGTCACCGGCTACGATCTCTCGAAGGGTCTCGCCGGCTCGTGGGGCACGCTCGCCGTCGCCACCGACGTCACCTTCAAGGTGCTGCCGGCGGCCGAGACCGAGATCACGCTCGCCGTCCGCGATCTGCAGGACGCTGGGACGGCGGCCGCGCTTGCCGTCGCCATGGGGTCGAGCTGCGAGGTGTCGGGCGCGGCGCATCTGCCCGAGGGCATCGCCGACAAGGTGGCCGGCGGCGTGCTCGGCAACCGCCCGGCGACATTGATCCGCGTCGAGGGTTTTGGCCCATCGGTCGCCTATCGCGTCGCCAGGCTGAAGGAGCTTTTGGCGAGCGCGCCGGAGATCGATGAGATTCCGGCCGAGACCTCTCGCTCTATCTGGCGCGACATTCGTGACTGCATCCCCTTCGCCGACGGCACGCAAAAACCGGTCTGGCGTATCTCGGTCGCGCCGTCGGAGGGCTGGAAACTCGCGCTCGCGCTGCGCATGGAAGCGCCGGCCAGCGCCTTCTTCGACTGGCAGGGCGGGCTTGTCTGGTTGCGCATCGAAACCGGCGACGACCCGGAAGCGGACCTCGTGCGCCGTCTCGTCGTCAAATGCGGCGGCGGACATGCGACGCTGGTGCGCGCCAGTCCGACCTGGCGCAACACCATTGCCGTTTTCGAGCCGCAGCCGGCGCCGCTTGCCGCGCTCTCGCGGCGGCTGAAGAACGAGTTCGACCCGAAAGGCATCCTCAATCCCGGCCGCATGGCGGCAGGCTGA
- the glcF gene encoding glycolate oxidase subunit GlcF yields MQTTFSPDQLADPHVAESEKILRKCVHCGFCTATCPTYVTLGNELDSPRGRIYLIKDMLENDRPADDEIVTHIDRCLSCLSCMTTCPSGVNYMHLVDHARAHIEKTYRRPLMDRLVRSILAMTLPYPARFRAALKLAALGRPFERLLGSIGALKPLSAMLRLAPRAVPPASALTVPGSHAPKTTPRGRVAILTGCAQPVLDPAINDATVSLLNRLGIEVVFPEGEGCCGALTHHMGREEQALAFARRNVDAWTCEIDKGLDAIIITASGCGTTIKDYGFMLRLDPAYAEKAARVSALARDVTEYLATLDLPEPTVKSGLAVAYHSACSMQHGQKIVRQPKELLAKAGFVVREPREGHLCCGSAGTYNILQPEISAKLRDRKVRNIAATGAAVVATGNIGCITQIADRAGMPIVHTIKLLDWAYGGEKPAGIV; encoded by the coding sequence ATGCAGACGACATTCTCCCCCGACCAGCTTGCCGATCCGCATGTCGCGGAATCGGAAAAGATCCTGCGCAAATGCGTGCATTGCGGCTTCTGCACGGCGACCTGCCCGACCTATGTGACGCTCGGCAACGAGTTGGATTCGCCACGCGGGCGCATCTATCTCATCAAGGACATGCTGGAGAACGACCGGCCGGCGGATGACGAGATCGTCACCCATATAGACCGCTGCCTCTCCTGCCTGTCCTGCATGACGACGTGCCCGTCTGGCGTGAATTACATGCATCTGGTCGATCACGCCCGCGCCCATATCGAAAAGACCTATCGTCGGCCGCTGATGGACCGGCTGGTCCGTTCGATCCTGGCGATGACGCTGCCCTATCCGGCGCGCTTCCGCGCCGCGCTGAAACTCGCCGCGCTCGGCCGGCCCTTTGAAAGGCTGCTCGGCTCGATCGGCGCGCTGAAGCCGCTATCGGCCATGCTCAGGCTCGCGCCGCGTGCGGTGCCGCCGGCGTCCGCGCTTACCGTGCCCGGTTCGCACGCCCCGAAGACGACCCCGCGCGGCCGCGTCGCCATCCTCACCGGCTGCGCCCAGCCGGTGCTCGATCCGGCCATCAACGACGCGACAGTCTCGCTGCTCAACCGCCTCGGCATCGAGGTGGTGTTCCCGGAAGGCGAGGGCTGCTGCGGCGCGCTCACCCATCATATGGGCCGCGAGGAGCAGGCGCTCGCCTTCGCGCGGCGAAACGTCGATGCGTGGACGTGCGAGATCGACAAGGGCCTCGACGCCATCATCATCACCGCGTCCGGTTGCGGCACCACAATCAAGGATTACGGCTTCATGCTCCGCCTCGATCCCGCCTATGCCGAAAAGGCCGCGCGCGTCTCGGCGCTCGCCAGGGACGTCACCGAATATCTGGCGACGCTCGACCTGCCCGAGCCGACGGTGAAAAGCGGCCTTGCCGTGGCCTACCACTCAGCCTGTTCCATGCAGCATGGCCAGAAGATCGTGCGCCAGCCGAAGGAGCTGCTGGCAAAGGCCGGTTTCGTCGTGCGCGAGCCGCGCGAAGGGCATCTGTGCTGTGGCTCGGCCGGCACCTACAACATATTGCAGCCGGAGATTTCCGCAAAACTGCGCGACCGCAAGGTGAGGAACATCGCCGCCACCGGCGCGGCCGTCGTCGCCACCGGCAATATCGGCTGCATCACGCAGATCGCCGACCGCGCCGGCATGCCGATCGTGCATACGATCAAGCTGCTTGACTGGGCCTATGGCGGCGAGAAGCCGGCCGGGATTGTCTGA
- a CDS encoding bile acid:sodium symporter family protein, translated as MDIFVTVFLPLTLFVIMFSLGLGLVVSDFRRIITHPKAFAVGLFSQMVMLPLIGFLLARSLNLSPELALGLVILTLCPGGATANIFTRLAHGDVALSISVMSVSTLLCVVTMPLLAQMAAGHFLGVEAEHVDVTGLSLSMLGLAVLPVSGAMAIRHFAPAFAIAIDRAVARLALALVIGVIGVVLAINWNMFVENLPVLGPSVITLNALVLAGGLVLAWLFSLDEGQATAISLETGIKNGALGVTVGSMIVNHGGEVSPISVPSGVYGITMYGMCVAFMLWRRNRAEAGRPAAA; from the coding sequence TTGGACATCTTCGTGACCGTCTTCCTGCCGTTGACGCTGTTCGTCATCATGTTCTCGCTCGGCCTGGGGCTTGTCGTGAGCGACTTTCGCCGGATCATCACGCATCCCAAGGCGTTCGCCGTCGGCCTGTTCTCGCAGATGGTGATGCTGCCGCTGATCGGCTTCCTGCTGGCGCGCAGCCTGAACCTGTCGCCGGAACTTGCGCTGGGGCTGGTGATCCTGACGCTGTGCCCGGGCGGCGCGACCGCGAACATCTTCACCCGCCTTGCCCATGGCGACGTCGCCCTGTCGATCTCGGTCATGTCGGTCAGCACGCTGCTCTGCGTCGTCACCATGCCGTTGCTGGCGCAGATGGCCGCCGGGCATTTCCTGGGCGTCGAAGCCGAGCATGTCGACGTGACGGGACTTTCCCTGTCGATGCTTGGGCTCGCCGTCCTTCCGGTGAGCGGAGCCATGGCGATCCGGCACTTTGCGCCGGCCTTCGCCATTGCCATCGACCGCGCGGTGGCGCGGCTGGCGCTGGCGCTGGTCATCGGGGTGATCGGCGTCGTGCTCGCCATCAACTGGAACATGTTCGTCGAGAACCTGCCTGTCCTCGGTCCGAGCGTCATCACGCTCAACGCGCTGGTGCTCGCCGGCGGCCTGGTGCTGGCGTGGCTGTTTTCGCTCGACGAGGGTCAGGCGACTGCGATCTCTCTCGAAACCGGGATCAAGAACGGCGCGCTGGGCGTCACGGTCGGCTCGATGATCGTCAACCACGGCGGCGAGGTTTCGCCGATCAGCGTGCCCTCCGGCGTCTACGGCATCACCATGTACGGGATGTGCGTGGCCTTCATGCTCTGGCGGCGGAATCGCGCCGAGGCGGGACGGCCCGCGGCCGCCTGA
- a CDS encoding L,D-transpeptidase, giving the protein MKVSMLLPAAIAAIVMSAGGAEASDRYATRPPVLVSPDLSAPWVMQLQNRQTRRTVPTAVRRQNREVLVQPFGQTRSATARSGQRQGAGSYRALAAVGAPAERPAKHAMDPKFLPQQVEYDSGYAPGTIVIDSTQKFLYLVQGDGKARRYGVGVGKEGMGWTGTQNITRKAEWPDWRPPAEMIARERAKGRSLPAFMEGGSANPLGARAMYLGDTLYRIHGTNAPWTIGTNVSSGCIRLRNEDVVDLYERVNVGAKVVVM; this is encoded by the coding sequence ATGAAGGTCTCCATGCTGTTGCCGGCAGCCATTGCTGCCATCGTCATGTCAGCAGGCGGTGCGGAAGCGAGCGATCGCTACGCCACGCGCCCGCCGGTGCTCGTGAGCCCGGATCTTTCCGCGCCATGGGTGATGCAGTTGCAGAACAGGCAGACGCGGCGCACCGTGCCGACGGCTGTCCGCCGCCAGAATCGCGAGGTGCTCGTGCAGCCCTTCGGCCAGACCCGTTCGGCGACGGCTCGTTCGGGCCAGCGGCAGGGCGCCGGCAGCTACCGCGCGCTCGCCGCTGTCGGCGCGCCGGCCGAGCGGCCCGCGAAACATGCGATGGACCCGAAATTCCTGCCGCAGCAGGTCGAGTACGACAGCGGCTATGCGCCGGGCACCATCGTTATCGATAGCACGCAGAAATTCCTCTACCTCGTGCAGGGCGACGGCAAGGCGCGCCGGTATGGCGTCGGGGTCGGCAAGGAAGGCATGGGCTGGACGGGCACGCAGAACATCACGCGCAAGGCGGAATGGCCGGACTGGCGGCCCCCGGCGGAAATGATCGCGCGCGAACGCGCCAAGGGCCGCAGCCTGCCGGCTTTCATGGAGGGAGGTTCAGCCAATCCGCTCGGCGCGCGCGCCATGTATCTCGGCGACACGCTCTACCGCATCCACGGCACCAACGCGCCCTGGACGATCGGCACCAACGTGTCGTCAGGATGCATAAGGCTGCGTAACGAGGATGTGGTCGACCTCTACGAGCGCGTGAATGTCGGTGCGAAGGTCGTCGTGATGTAG
- a CDS encoding DNA-3-methyladenine glycosylase I, translating to MADKTLIEGDDGKMRCPWPGSDPFYRRYHDEEWGRPVTDDIRLFEKICLEGFQSGLSWITILRKRENFRAAFDGFDFRKVALYGEADVERLVQDAGIVRHRGKIVSTVNNAKRAIELVDEAGSLAAFFWSFEPGAHERPDTFSWEVLSRLGKTEISTTISRQLKKRGWTFVGPTTVYAFMQAMGLVNDHIEGCVCRAEVETMRARLNRPTR from the coding sequence ATGGCGGACAAGACATTGATTGAAGGCGATGACGGAAAAATGCGTTGCCCGTGGCCGGGCAGCGACCCTTTCTACCGACGCTACCATGACGAGGAATGGGGCCGCCCCGTCACCGACGACATCCGCCTTTTCGAGAAGATATGTCTCGAAGGTTTCCAGTCCGGCCTTTCTTGGATCACCATCCTGCGCAAGCGCGAAAACTTCCGCGCCGCCTTCGACGGCTTCGATTTCCGCAAGGTCGCGCTCTATGGCGAGGCGGATGTCGAGCGGCTGGTGCAGGACGCCGGCATCGTGCGCCATCGCGGCAAGATCGTCTCGACCGTCAACAATGCCAAGCGCGCCATCGAACTGGTGGACGAGGCCGGCTCGCTCGCCGCCTTCTTCTGGAGTTTCGAGCCGGGCGCGCATGAACGGCCCGACACATTCTCATGGGAAGTGTTGTCCCGCCTCGGCAAGACCGAAATCTCGACGACCATCTCCAGGCAGTTGAAGAAGCGCGGCTGGACCTTCGTCGGTCCGACCACCGTCTACGCCTTCATGCAGGCGATGGGTCTGGTCAACGACCACATCGAAGGCTGCGTGTGCCGCGCCGAAGTGGAGACGATGCGGGCGCGCCTGAATAGGCCAACGCGGTAG